The Ananas comosus cultivar F153 linkage group 2, ASM154086v1, whole genome shotgun sequence genome contains a region encoding:
- the LOC109705648 gene encoding serine/arginine-rich splicing factor RSZ21-like isoform X1, translating into MSQVFVGNLDSQVSEKDLKDEFRFYGSIRRLWIARGTGFGFVEFDDLKNALDAIRGLDGKNGWHVDLARSSWGGRGRGGCGRGGHSRGGSSGDGKCYECGEPGHFAWECRLLRGHGGSGSRRCRSPSPQYRGSPSNGRRSYSPQDRRSHRHSSNSSRRGCSIRRSSPSQRRASPYANGDHRSRSRSRS; encoded by the exons ATGTCTCAAGTGTTTGTTGGCAACTTGGATTCACAAGTCTCAGAAAAAGATCTTAAGGATGAATTTCGATTTTATGGTTCCATCCGCCG CTTATGGATTGCTCGAGGTACTGGCTTTGGATTTGTTGAATTTGATGACCTAAAGAATGCGCTAGATGCCATTCGTGGATTGGATG GCAAAAATGGGTGGCATGTGGATCTCGCTCGTAGTTCCTGGGGTGGTCGTGGTCGTGGTGGCTGTGGTCGAGGTGGGCATTCCCGAGGCGGCAGCAGTGGTGACGGCAAGTGTTATGAATGTGGGGAGCCTGGCCACTTTGCCTGGGAGTGTCGGTTGCTCAGAGGTCATGGAGGTTCGGGAAGCAGAAGGTGTCGAAGTCCCAGTCCTCAATATAGAGGAAGCCCAAGTAATGGACGCAG GAGCTATAGTCCCCAAGACAGAAGGTCACATCGACATAGCAGCAATTCATCTCGCCGTGGCTGTAGCATACGCAGGTCATCGCCATCTCAACGCCGAGCCTCTCCTTATGCTAATGG TGATCATcggagccggagccggagccggagctAG
- the LOC109705648 gene encoding serine/arginine-rich splicing factor RSZ21A-like isoform X2: MSQVFVGNLDSQVSEKDLKDEFRFYGSIRRLWIARGTGFGFVEFDDLKNALDAIRGLDGKNGWHVDLARSSWGGRGRGGCGRGGHSRGGSSGDGKCYECGEPGHFAWECRLLRGHGGSGSRRCRSPSPQYRGSPSNGRR; this comes from the exons ATGTCTCAAGTGTTTGTTGGCAACTTGGATTCACAAGTCTCAGAAAAAGATCTTAAGGATGAATTTCGATTTTATGGTTCCATCCGCCG CTTATGGATTGCTCGAGGTACTGGCTTTGGATTTGTTGAATTTGATGACCTAAAGAATGCGCTAGATGCCATTCGTGGATTGGATG GCAAAAATGGGTGGCATGTGGATCTCGCTCGTAGTTCCTGGGGTGGTCGTGGTCGTGGTGGCTGTGGTCGAGGTGGGCATTCCCGAGGCGGCAGCAGTGGTGACGGCAAGTGTTATGAATGTGGGGAGCCTGGCCACTTTGCCTGGGAGTGTCGGTTGCTCAGAGGTCATGGAGGTTCGGGAAGCAGAAGGTGTCGAAGTCCCAGTCCTCAATATAGAGGAAGCCCAAGTAATGGACGCAG GTAA
- the LOC109705633 gene encoding uncharacterized protein LOC109705633 isoform X1 → MPGPGAHMMYALGAGAGLMRVSRGRFGPHHCLVYAANAFLGPDLGSFAEWLSSSSSSFARSVGSLAMSAIHHPLYYPLLLGLPLSLLYSSLSLRLLRSGLLHSPSGAPLSKLQCFLLLSAGSLSHFFLDHLFEENGHSSTYTWVLSTGWWKGPAPINPDAVVVVGLLCTFLIGGFIYINRVKHEKSIISKSNQSLRLVLGIAILYCMWCASQIYLRNPPQPAIGEEADLGVIIFLGIYFFLPHSFLILSMNQRDYADGSDQLPQ, encoded by the exons ATGCCGGGGCCGGGGGCGCACATGATGTACGCGctgggggcgggggcggggctGATGCGGGTCAGTCGAGGGCGCTTTGGGCCCCACCACTGCCTCGTCTACGCCGCCAACGCCTTCCTCGGCCCCGACCTCGGCTCCTTCGCCGAGTGGctctcctcgtcgtcgtcctccttcGCCCGCTCCGTCGGGTCCCTGGCCATGTCGGCGATCCACCACCCCTTGTACTACCCGCTCCTCCTCggcctccccctctccctcctctactcctccctctccctccgcctcctccgctccGGACTCCTCCACTCCCCCTCCGGG GCTCCTCTGAGCAAGCTGCAGTGCTTCTTGCTGCTCTCTGCCGGCTCCCTCTCGCATTTCTTTCTGGACCACTTGTTCGAG GAAAATGGTCACTCTTCAACGTATACCTGGGTATTGAGTACAGGTTGGTGGAAAGGCCCAGCTCCTATCAACCCTGATGCAGTTGTGGTTGTCGGATTGCTATGCACTTTCTTAATCGGGGGATTTATATACATCAACAG GGTGAAGCATGAGAAATCTATAATCTCAAAATCGAATCAATCGTTGAGACTTGTCCTGGGGATAGCAATACTGTACTGCATGTGGTGTGCCAGCCAAATATACTTGCGAAATCCTCCGCAGCCCGCAATAGGTGAAGAGGCTGATCTTGGAGTTATAATTTTCCTCGGCATCTACTTTTTCCTACCGCATAGCTTCTTAATCCTTTCGATGAACCAAAGAGATTACGCCGATGGATCTGATCAACTTCCGCAATAG
- the LOC109705633 gene encoding uncharacterized protein LOC109705633 isoform X2 yields MPGPGAHMMYALGAGAGLMRVSRGRFGPHHCLVYAANAFLGPDLGSFAEWLSSSSSSFARSVGSLAMSAIHHPLYYPLLLGLPLSLLYSSLSLRLLRSGLLHSPSGENGHSSTYTWVLSTGWWKGPAPINPDAVVVVGLLCTFLIGGFIYINRVKHEKSIISKSNQSLRLVLGIAILYCMWCASQIYLRNPPQPAIGEEADLGVIIFLGIYFFLPHSFLILSMNQRDYADGSDQLPQ; encoded by the exons ATGCCGGGGCCGGGGGCGCACATGATGTACGCGctgggggcgggggcggggctGATGCGGGTCAGTCGAGGGCGCTTTGGGCCCCACCACTGCCTCGTCTACGCCGCCAACGCCTTCCTCGGCCCCGACCTCGGCTCCTTCGCCGAGTGGctctcctcgtcgtcgtcctccttcGCCCGCTCCGTCGGGTCCCTGGCCATGTCGGCGATCCACCACCCCTTGTACTACCCGCTCCTCCTCggcctccccctctccctcctctactcctccctctccctccgcctcctccgctccGGACTCCTCCACTCCCCCTCCGGG GAAAATGGTCACTCTTCAACGTATACCTGGGTATTGAGTACAGGTTGGTGGAAAGGCCCAGCTCCTATCAACCCTGATGCAGTTGTGGTTGTCGGATTGCTATGCACTTTCTTAATCGGGGGATTTATATACATCAACAG GGTGAAGCATGAGAAATCTATAATCTCAAAATCGAATCAATCGTTGAGACTTGTCCTGGGGATAGCAATACTGTACTGCATGTGGTGTGCCAGCCAAATATACTTGCGAAATCCTCCGCAGCCCGCAATAGGTGAAGAGGCTGATCTTGGAGTTATAATTTTCCTCGGCATCTACTTTTTCCTACCGCATAGCTTCTTAATCCTTTCGATGAACCAAAGAGATTACGCCGATGGATCTGATCAACTTCCGCAATAG
- the LOC109704916 gene encoding U-box domain-containing protein 18-like, protein MPHPSKRRILTLPAVHPCEAVSPATLLNSLIPLAREIVARRSHSFPIHRRSIREAIRQTGLLLELLDDVRDRGSALPDSAVLSLSELHVALQKIRHLINDCSRRGARLLVLMRSEFVSSDLRVLVRSIATAIDVLPLDNVNAAVEVKDLVRLLSKQAWNVVIATDPEDDRAAKRIRSVMDQLKNGVAPAASVLERVLNHLQVRSWSDCDEEIAFLEEEIFTYFENEEDGEVALLGSLMPSTAKGDTKRSAHCTASSVSDWLKQEALQCPISLDLMTDPVTIATGQTYDRSSIKRWIKSGRLTCPVTGEKLTNTDLVPNFAIRKLVDEFCRDNRIPIAKPNTKHRQSVEKTASPFGPAAAGAIKMAVAFLIDNLEKGTVEEKKKATFEIRSEGWSRSLTSSIELCLVEADAVPWLLCLLSSPDPSTQENAVAALLNLSKHPNGRRAIFESGGVCSITDVIKTGAHDRSTAERSGDPLLPLFGRRVPNRDRSDPRSDPDFSRAPNS, encoded by the exons ATGCCTCATCCGTCCAAACGCCGGATACTTACACTCCCCGCGGTTCATCCGTGCGAAGCTGTATCCCCGGCGACTCTCCTCAATTCCCTTATTCCTCTCGCACGCGAGATCGTCGCACGGCGATCCCACTCCTTCCCAATCCACCGTCGGAGCATTCGAGAGGCGATCCGCCAAACCGGCCTGCTCCTCGAACTCTTAGATGATGTTCGAGACCGCGGATCGGCCCTTCCAGATTCTGCGGTCCTCAGCTTGTCTGAGCTCCACGTCGCGCTCCAGAAGATCCGGCACCTGATCAACGATTGCTCGCGGCGGGGCGCCCGGCTTTTGGTCTTGATGCGGTCCGAATTCGTCTCATCGGATCTCCGCGTCCTCGTCCGGTCGATTGCAACCGCGATCGACGTGCTCCCGCTGGACAACGTCAATGCGGCGGTGGAGGTGAAGGATTTGGTGCGGCTCCTATCGAAGCAAGCATGGAATGTGGTGATCGCGACCGATCCGGAGGACGATCGGGCGGCGAAGAGAATCCGCTCGGTGATGGATCAGCTTAAGAACGGCGTCGCACCCGCGGCGAGCGTTCTCGAGCGCGTGTTGAACCATTTGCAGGTGAGAAGCTGGTCCGACTGCGACGAAGAAATCGCTTTCTTGGAAGAAGAGATTTTTACATACTTCGAAAACGAAGAAGACGGCGAAGTTGCGCTTCTCGGCAGCCTGATG CCGTCAACGGCAAAAGGAGACACAAAAAGGAGCGCGCATTGCACAGCGAGCAGTGTCTCCGACTGGCTGAAGCAAGAAGCTCTGCAATGCCCGATCTCTCTCGATCTCATGACCGATCCCGTGACGATCGCCACGGGACAGACCTACGATCGGTCATCGATCAAGCGGTGGATAAAATCCGGCCGCCTCACTTGCCCTGTAACAGGCGAGAAGCTAACAAACACTGATTTGGTCCCCAATTTCGCAATTCGAAAGCTCGTCGACGAGTTTTGTCGCGATAATAGAATCCCGATAGCAAAGCCGAACACCAAGCACCGTCAGAGCGTGGAAAAGACGGCCTCGCCCTTCGGCCCAGCTGCGGCCGGAGCAATCAAAATGGCCGTCGCTTTCCTAATCGACAATCTCGAGAAAGGAACCgtggaagagaagaagaaggccaCTTTCGAGATCCGATCCGAAGGGTGGTCTCGAAGTTTAACATCTTCAATAGAGCTTTGCTTGGTGGAAGCCGACGCTGTGCCGTGGCTACTCTGCCTCCTCTCGTCGCCGGATCCTTCCACGCAAGAAAATGCGGTCGCCGCTCTCTTGAATCTCTCAAAGCACCCGAACGGTCGTAGGGCGATCTTCGAATCTGGCGGCGTCTGCTCGATCACAGATGTGATCAAGACGGGGGCTCACGATCGAAGCACAGCAGAACGCAGCGGCGATCCTCTTCTACCTCTCTTCGGTCGAAGAGTACCGAATAGAGATCGAAGTGATCCCCGAAGCGATCCCGACTTTAGTAGAGCTCCTAACTCGTAA
- the LOC109704936 gene encoding caffeoyl-CoA O-methyltransferase 5-like — MANDDDAAAAAAATETTRDEESPTDHKTLLKSHALFQYILNTSVYPREAPWMKELRRITAKHPWGGMASTPDEVQLISMLLKLMNAKKAMEIGVFTGYSLLATALALPDDGQILALDINRQNYSLGLPVIQKAGVAHKIDFREGPAMPILDQLVSKEENKGTFDFVFVDADKDNYIHYHERILQLVRVGGVVAYDNTLWCGSVAPSPEDEPLPPEALVYTETMINLNRALAADPRIELSQLSIADGLTLCRRLY; from the exons atgGCGAACGatgacgacgccgccgccgccgccgccgcgacggAGACGACGAGGGACGAAGAGTCGCCGACCGACCACAAAACCCTCCTCAAAAGCCACGCTCTCTTTCAG tACATATTGAACACAAGTGTGTACCCCCGCGAGGCACCGTGGATGAAAGAGCTCCGCCGCATCACAGCGAAGCACCCCTG GGGTGGCATGGCCTCGACGCCCGATGAGGTCCAGCTCATCAGCATGTTGCTGAAGCTGATGAATGCGAAGAAGGCGATGGAGATCGGTGTCTTCACCGGCTACTCCCTCCTCGCCACCGCCCTCGCCCTCCCTGATGATGGGCAG ATACTGGCATTGGATATCAACCGGCAGAACTACTCGCTGGGCCTTCCGGTGATTCAGAAGGCTGGAGTGGCCCACAAAATCGACTTCCGCGAAGGCCCCGCCATGCCTATTCTTGACCAACTGGTGTCGAAG GAGGAGAACAAGGGGACATTTGATTTTGTGTTTGTGGACGCCGATAAAGATAACTACATTCATTACCACGAGAGGATTCTGCAGCTGGTGAGGGTGGGAGGAGTCGTCGCGTACGACAATACCCTGTGGTGCGGATCGGTGGCACCTTCGCCAGAGGACGAGCCTCTGCCTCCAGAAGCTCTGGTGTATACGGAGACCATGATAAATCTTAACAGGGCGCTAGCCGCTGACCCCCGCATTGAACTATCCCAGCTTTCGATCGCGGATGGGCTTACTCTCTGCCGCCGTCTCTATTGA
- the LOC109704927 gene encoding caffeoyl-CoA O-methyltransferase 5-like — protein sequence MANKDDAAAAAAAATETTREEESPTEYKTHLKSHALFKYILNTSVYPREAPCMKELRRITEKHPWGVIATTPDEVQFIGMLLKLMNAKKTMEIGVFTGYSLLATALALPDDGQILALDINRQNYSLGLPVIQKAGVAHKIDFREGPAMPVLDQLVSKEENKGTFDFVFVDADKENYIHYHERILQLVRVGGVVAYDNTLWCGSVAPSPEDEPLPPEALVYTETMINLNRALAADPRIELSQLSIADGLTLCRRLY from the exons atgGCGAACAaggacgacgccgccgccgccgccgccgcggcgacggagacgacgagGGAAGAAGAGTCGCCGACCGAGTAcaaaacccacctcaaaagccaCGCTCTCTTTAAG TACATATTGAACACAAGTGTGTACCCCCGCGAGGCACCGTGCATGAAAGAGCTCCGCCGCATCACAGAGAAGCACCCCTG GGGTGTCATTGCCACGACGCCCGATGAGGTCCAGTTCATCGGCATGTTGCTGAAGCTGATGAACGCGAAGAAGACGATGGAGATCGGTGTCTTCACCGGCTACTCCCTCCTCGCCACTGCCCTTGCCCTCCCTGATGATGGGCAG ATACTGGCATTGGATATCAACCGGCAGAACTACTCGCTGGGCCTTCCGGTGATTCAGAAGGCTGGAGTGGCCCACAAAATCGACTTCCGCGAAGGCCCCGCCATGCCTGTTCTCGACCAACTGGTGTCGAAG GAGGAGAACAAGGGGACATTTGATTTTGTGTTTGTGGACGCCGATAAAGAAAACTACATTCATTACCATGAGAGGATTCTGCAGCTGGTGAGGGTGGGAGGAGTCGTCGCGTACGACAATACCCTGTGGTGCGGATCGGTGGCACCTTCGCCAGAGGACGAGCCTCTGCCTCCAGAAGCTCTGGTGTATACGGAGACCATGATAAATCTTAACAGGGCACTAGCCGCTGACCCCCGCATTGAATTATCGCAGCTTTCGATCGCCGACGGGCTCACTCTCTGCCGTCGTCTCTATTGA